A stretch of Paracoccus sp. MA DNA encodes these proteins:
- a CDS encoding NADH-quinone oxidoreductase subunit J → MMTFAFYLFAISACVAGFMVVIGRNPVHSVLWLILAFLASAGLFVLQGAEFVAMLLVVVYVGAVAVLFLFVVMMLDVDFAELKGELARYLPLALLIGVVLLAQLGIAFSGWTPSDSAESLRAAPVDATVENTFGLGLVLYDRYVLMFQLAGLVLLVAMIGAIVLTMRHRRDVKRQNVLEQMWRDPAKTMELKDVKPGQGL, encoded by the coding sequence ATGATGACCTTCGCTTTCTACCTGTTCGCGATCAGCGCCTGCGTTGCGGGCTTCATGGTCGTGATCGGCCGCAATCCGGTGCATTCGGTGCTGTGGCTGATCCTGGCCTTCCTCGCCTCGGCGGGCCTGTTCGTGCTGCAGGGCGCGGAATTCGTCGCCATGCTGCTGGTCGTGGTCTATGTCGGCGCCGTGGCGGTGCTGTTCCTGTTCGTCGTCATGATGCTGGACGTGGATTTCGCCGAGCTCAAGGGCGAGCTGGCGCGCTACCTGCCGCTGGCGCTGCTGATCGGCGTCGTGCTGCTGGCGCAGCTGGGCATCGCCTTTTCCGGCTGGACGCCCTCGGACAGCGCCGAGAGCCTGCGCGCCGCGCCGGTGGACGCGACGGTCGAGAACACCTTCGGCCTGGGCCTCGTGCTTTACGACCGCTATGTGCTGATGTTCCAGCTGGCCGGTCTGGTGCTGCTGGTCGCGATGATCGGGGCGATCGTGCTGACGATGCGCCACCGCCGCGACGTCAAGCGCCAGAATGTGCTGGAACAGATGTGGCGCGACCCGGCCAAGACCATGGAGCTGAAGGACGTCAAGCCGGGACAGGGGCTTTGA
- the nuoK gene encoding NADH-quinone oxidoreductase subunit NuoK, producing the protein MIGLTHYLVVGAILFVTGIFGIFVNRKNVIVILMSIELMLLAVNINFVAFSTHLGDLAGQVFTMFVLTVAAAEAAIGLAILVVFFRNRGTIAVEDVNVMKG; encoded by the coding sequence ATGATCGGATTGACTCATTATCTTGTTGTGGGGGCGATACTGTTCGTCACCGGCATTTTCGGGATCTTCGTGAACCGAAAGAACGTCATCGTCATCCTGATGTCGATCGAGCTGATGCTCCTGGCGGTGAACATCAACTTCGTCGCCTTCTCGACGCATTTGGGCGATCTGGCCGGGCAGGTCTTCACCATGTTCGTGCTGACCGTCGCCGCCGCCGAGGCGGCCATCGGCCTGGCGATCCTGGTGGTCTTCTTCCGCAACCGCGGCACCATCGCGGTGGAAGACGTCAACGTGATGAAGGGGTAA